The sequence GTGGTGCGGATAAATGATCAGTAGAGATTGCATTGGTTAATCCAGACATACTGAAAAAGATAGTCATACTGAAAAAGATAGTCAATACTATAAAGGTATAAAATCTTGATTATCGTCAAGTTCAACTCAGTAAATAGTGCATCattctttttaaataatatatatatcatatgtcTAAGAACTTGTAAATAAGTAAATTGCTTAAATTTGTTATTGAGCAATTTCAACAATTGCGAATTTGTAAGTTGTTGCAATCATTTCGAAACTATATTCATGAATGGATTTTGTAATTTATCATCATTCATTCATTCTTTTGTCACTTAAACTTAAAATGTTAAACTAACATAACGAAGAATCTCTTACAAAAGATATGATCTTGTTAATTATCGAACAAAGTAAGGACTCTCTTCTATCACGCTTGTTTCTAGAAACCATAATATGATTATCATGATTATACATGATTATCACTCAATCACTAGAAAAATGTGTAACATAGAACATATACTAACAACGTTACAACCCACAAATAACTTATTGAAAGACAACTAGCTGCATTTGAATCATACATGTAATATGGATACGGATCTGGGAAACTATTTTGTCCCAAACCACCTCCGCCGCCACCACCTGAACCAGCCGCAGGATTTGATGGGAAGTACATGAATCTTGGAGATGGTGGACGCCCATTGTTACCACCCGATGAGACATAACTTGGTGGTGGAAATGTGTTTTCTAGCGGTGGAGTTGTAGGAAACGTTGGTGAATCAAAATAGTAAAAgcgtggtggtggtggagctttgTGGACTGGAGTCGTTGGAGACTTTGGTGGCTTGGATGGAACATTTGGTGAATACGTTGGTGGTGGTTTATATATGATGGTAGTTGGAGATGGCGGTGGTTTAATGGTGACAGTAGTTGGTGATGGTGGTGTTATGGTAGTAGAAGAAGGTGGAGATGAACATACGGGAGTGCAAGTTCCGCAAAGTGAATTTGAAATGTCGTCGGCCGATGATGTAAGCACTAAACTAGCAAAAATAAAGAAGAAACAAAACCATTTAGTAGTGAAGAAGAGTTGCTCCATTTTGTATGAAGTATTGGTGTAGTTTTTATGTGATATAGGAAGAGTGATGCTTCAGAAACTTGTGATGGTTTGGTGTATCATGACTTTATATATGTTTTAGACTTTGggttaaacataaaaataaagatactATTGCATTCAAATTTCTTATTTAAACAAATTTCATCTTTTTGGGCAATCATTAAAAGTGTTGTTCTGTTTGCTGCAAATTCTTGTAGTCTTGTTGAAGAAAAATAAATAGATTCCGAATTCGAAATTAGAATGATTACTTTAGGTTATGTTTCTTTTCTTTTTTACAGATTATGGGGATTGAGTGatgctttatttttctttttctgatACCTTTCTCTCTACACAATCAAACTTTTGCTATTTAAGTTGTGTGTTACATGTTTGCTGTAAAGTGACATTTTGGTTTAGACTCTTGTATGTTAACCTTTTATCGTGAGACATCGATTTCATTTATGAAATTTTTTTGTCATACATCACATCTAAAAATTTTGATGCTTCGACGTTCAAACATCACAATTACCAAAAAATGGATTGTGATTAGTAGCTTAATCTAAAATTGGCAAAATGAAAAGGTACAATGAGATAACATAAACTCTACTATCAATACACTACATACTCCGTACTTCTTTCTTGAAACGATGACATGAGGTACAAAATAAACTCAACTAACAATATTGTCTCACTTATTGACTGTTGTACAATCAAACCTTTATGTTGGTTTCTTTTTCAAACAGTATTAATGGTTTCACATCACGGCGCTGTTTCTTGATGTCGGACATGGTTTTCAGATATTTTTGGAACCAATAAAAACGCCCATTTATTGTTACACGAACCTGATGTTTTTCATGAAGTTTGACCCCCAAATTCCTTCTGGATGTCTTTGAAAGATACAGTAGCAGATCCACGTCGTTTAGCCTTCTGCTGAGACTCATGTTCCTTCCACCCAGTCATGTATATCACCTGCCCAGAACACGTAACAAAATACTAAATACATTAAAAGAGGAAACGAAAAAAAATGTAAAGCCAGTATTAATAGTATATGGTATCAAAGATTTATTAAGAATCACCTGAAAAGTTGCAGGGATGGTGCCATCTTCTGCTGCAAACATCGACTCGTAAACAGCTGCTGTGGCTAGTGCTGTGTCCCTTTTCAAGAACTAGAGCCATCCAAGCAAAAGGTTAACAAATTTAAAGACGAGATAAACTTTAATAAAATTGGATACGAAATAGGGAAGAAACGAGACAATTTTAAGGATGGTCTTACTTTGACTCTGTTTACAAGAGCATTAGTTTCACCCATTGCCCGCAAATGTTCTATTAGCTCCAGAGCTAAACATGAAAAGGATTAACGAAATGACATTGAGTTACTACAAACTAATATGATGTTTGATTCAATTTAAAAGATCATTACAACTTTCATGACAAAAATTAAGTTGAATCTTAGAGAAAATGCTCACCACTATTATATCTAACCTGATATTCATCAACATCGACCCCCGGAAGAGTGAAACCGGCCCTAGTCAACAGATTTCCCGCATCTCGCACCTATGTAAGTTAACAAAGCGGTAAGCTAAAGCCACCACAATGGCACAATGGGAATTTCAACCCAACCAGATATTGTATTAAAGCTGTATTAAATTAATGCAGTAAAATAGATGTGAACAGATTATTACTTGTGCTAATGGTGATATTCGTGGACTCACACCACCCTCACGCTCCATGTGTGCTATAGTGCAAGCAATTCTCAACTCTCTACATACAACTGATTACAATCAGACACAACATCCCGAAATATACTTTCATTTTTTAAAtacaatatataaaatatacaatatataaaACTAACTTTAGTGTTTCTCCGCCAAAAATTGCCCCCAAAAACAAGCCATCTGGTTTCAATGCCAACCTACTCTGTAAACATTTATGATGCATCAGTTAATCAGCATTATCTTgtaatcattatgttctgtgaaatATATGATTCTCCAAACTTATTAAGCCTCTGTATGCATATATGAGACTAATTTACACATTCTGTCCCGTTACCCAATTTTGCCACCTCTAGTCtagtataatatataaataaatatgacaaATTCAACACAATAACAGTAACATAGCACCTCGAGAAGACTGACCTGTATCATTGCTCCAGGAAGATCATTAGTCCAGTGAAGGCTCAAGCAACTTAAAACTAAATCAACAGAACTTAACACCAACAAATAACATAACAATCAAGTTAATGAAAGCTTAAAAACCAAGACTTATGATATCTGAGTCATAAAGATTGTAAGACGTCATATATTAATCAGAGCACATGATTCCATGAAAGGTTAATCAGACATACTTTTCTTTTATAGGTAGAAATTCTTCATCGCCAACCAAAAAAGAAGTTTCAATATTATCGCTAGCAAAATCTTTTTCAGCATCTTTACACAACTTCACCATCTCGTCTGATGAATCCATCATAATTAGTTTTTCTATGCCACCTGAAATATCAGAAAATTATCTTACAGATGGCATCACATTTAAATATTCAATAACTACAAATACATTAATTTAAAATAACACATTTATATAAGCATGAATGAAAAACAAACACAAACTAGGTTTATTTTTAGTCTCACCACGCCCACGTAACGAACGCCTAATTGCTTCCAAGGAACCACCCAAACATAACGTAGTAGGAAATGTCTTCTTGACATCCTACAAAATGAAAAATGATAAGTGAATAACATGTAAAGATTATTTTATAAATACAGGCGTATAGGgacatataaattaaaggaatcatGCAACCTCTAAGCGATCAAGAAGGTTATCTGCCACAGTATTGACCAACGAATCTTTCCGATTTATCAACCATGCGGCCCGATCACGCTGCCATGAAATGAGAATAACTTTACAACCCGAAACTATTATCCAGAACAACCGAAATGAGATAAACAACGCAAATGTAGCAACGCCAGGTCGAATCAAGAACCAAATAATTGAAGTTTCTCTCTGAAATACTTAAATCTCAAAACTGACTTGACACAAACCGGAAATGCATACACTAATTCCAAATTAATTGTAGTAAACTATCCAAATAACTTGGAATCCTGAACCGTTGCTATTTTACTAAGAGCTTCGAAATCCAAACTCATTACATCATAACAGTAATACATTGTGTTTTGAAAACAACCTGCTGCATTATACATAACAAATTTTGGAACTTAAAAAAAAAGGGGGACTTTCAATTGGCAATATAAATTTGGGGATCCTGTCAAATTTGTTCCAATAAAGAAGCTAAATCTACTTCAAACATCACATTAACAGCCAAAAAATTCAAGAATATAGTTGGTGTTTAATTTGTACCAAAACCTTCATCAACTTCTAATTTTATTTAGGGAGAAATTGACTCAAGTATCACATATAGACAGCATATGAGCATAGATATACATGTGTATACATACAGAATGcagaagtaattaattaataagtaaAATGAGAGATTGAGGTTTTAACTTGTTTGCGTTTGAGATGGCGATCAAAGATTAGAACTTTAGAGCTCTCAACATTGTCATATCCGTCCCCAGTGCAATATGATCGTGTT comes from Rutidosis leptorrhynchoides isolate AG116_Rl617_1_P2 chromosome 4, CSIRO_AGI_Rlap_v1, whole genome shotgun sequence and encodes:
- the LOC139843001 gene encoding putative methyltransferase At1g22800, mitochondrial, whose product is MNCSRKLNGTLVSLRSNFTRKTRSYCTGDGYDNVESSKVLIFDRHLKRKQRDRAAWLINRKDSLVNTVADNLLDRLEDVKKTFPTTLCLGGSLEAIRRSLRGRGGIEKLIMMDSSDEMVKLCKDAEKDFASDNIETSFLVGDEEFLPIKENSVDLVLSCLSLHWTNDLPGAMIQSRLALKPDGLFLGAIFGGETLKELRIACTIAHMEREGGVSPRISPLAQVRDAGNLLTRAGFTLPGVDVDEYQVRYNSALELIEHLRAMGETNALVNRVKFLKRDTALATAAVYESMFAAEDGTIPATFQVIYMTGWKEHESQQKAKRRGSATVSFKDIQKEFGGQTS